The Equus quagga isolate Etosha38 chromosome 12, UCLA_HA_Equagga_1.0, whole genome shotgun sequence genome includes a region encoding these proteins:
- the PARP1 gene encoding poly [ADP-ribose] polymerase 1, translating into MAESSDKLYRVEYAKSGRASCKKCSESIPKDSLRMAIMVQSPMFDGKVPHWYHFSCFWKVGHSIRHPDVEVDGFSELRWDDQQKVKKTAEAGGVAGKGQGGSGSKAEKTLGDFAAEYAKSNRSTCKGCMEKIEKGQMRLSKKMLDPEKPQLGMIDRWYHPNCFVKNREELGFRPEYSASQLKGFSLLSPEDKEALKKQLPGVKTEGKRKGDEVDGVDEVAKKKSKKEKDKDSKLEKALKAQNDLIWNIKDELKKACSTNDLKELLIFNKQQVPSGESAILDRVADGMVFGALLPCEECSGQLVFKSDAYYCTGDVTAWTKCMVKTQTPNRKEWVTPKEFREISYLKKLKIKKQDRIFPPETSAPAAAAPPPSSVSVPATVNASALPDKPLSNMKILTLGKLSRNKDEVKATIEKLGGKLTGTASKASLCISTQKEVEKMNKKMEEVKEANLRVVSEDFLQDVSTSTKSLQELLSAHILSPWGAEVKAEPVEVAAPRGKSGAALSKKSKGPVKEEGSNKSEKRMKLTLKGGAAVDPDSGLEHSAHVLEKGGKVFSATLGLVDIVKGTNSYYKLQLLEDDKESRYWIFRSWGRVGTVIGSNKREQMPSKEDAIEHFMKLYEEKTGNAWHSKNFTKYPKKFYPLEIDYGQDEEAVKKLTLNPGTKSKLPKPVQELIKMIFDVESMKKAMVEYEIDLQKMPLGKLSKRQIQAAYSILSEVQQALSQGSGDSQILDLSNRFYTLIPHDFGMKKPPLLNNTDSVQAKVEMLDNLLDIEVAYSLLRGGSDDSSKDPIDVNYEKLKTDIKVVDKDSEEAETIRKYVKNTHATTHNAYDLEVVDIFKIEREGESQRYKPFKQLHNRRLLWHGSRTTNFAGILSQGLRIAPPEAPVTGYMFGKGIYFADMVSKSANYCHTSQGDPIGLILLGEVALGNMYELKHASHISKLPKGKHSVKGLGKTTPDPSASVTMDGVEVPLGTGISSGVSDTCLLYNEYIVYDIAQVNLKYLLKLKFNFKTSLW; encoded by the exons GCAAAGGCCAAGGTGGGTCTGGCAGCAAGGCGGAGAAGACGCTGGGCGACTTTGCGGCTGAGTACGCCAAGTCCAACAGGAGCACGTGCAAGGGCTGCATGGAGAAGATAGAAAAG GGCCAGATGCGCCTGTCCAAGAAGATGCTGGACCCAGAGAAGCCCCAGCTGGGCATGATCGACCGCTGGTACCACCCAAACTGCTTCGTGAAGAACCGGGAGGAGCTGGGGTTCCGGCCCGAGTACAGCGCGAGCCAGCTCAAGGGCTTCAGCCTCCTGTCTCCGGAGGATAAAGAAGCCCTGAAGAAGCAGCTCCCGGGAGTCAAGACTGAAGG aaagagaaaaggcgATGAGGTGGATGGAGTAGACGAAGTGGCCAAGAAGAAATctaagaaagagaaggacaagGACAGTAAGCTGGAAAAGGCCCTCAAG GCCCAGAATGACCTGATCTGGAACATCAAGGACGAGCTAAAGAAAGCGTGTTCAACCAACGACCTGAAAGAGCTGCTCATCTTCAACAAGCAGCAAGTGCCATCCGGGGAGTCAGCG ATCTTGGACCGCGTGGCTGATGGCATGGTGTTTGGTGCCCTCCTTCCTTGCGAGGAATGCTCAGGCCAGCTGGTCTTCAAGAGCGATGCGTATTACTGCACTGGGGATGTCACTGCCTGGACCAAGTGTATGGTCAAGACACAGACACCCAACCGGAAGGAATGGGTCACCCCAAAG GAATTCCGAGAAATCTCTTACCTCAAGAAACTGAAGATCAAAAAGCAGGACCGGATATTCCCCCCAGAGACCAGCGCCCCAGCGGCAGCAGCACCCCCGCCCTCCTCAGTCTCAGTACCCGCCACTGTGAACGCCTCTGCTCTGCCAG ACAAGCCGTTATCCAACATGAAGATCCTGACTCTTGGGAAGCTCTCCCGGAACAAGGATGAAGTGAAGGCCACGATCGAGAAACTGGGGGGAAAGTTGACAGGCACAGCCAGCAAGGCCTCCCTGTGCATCAGTACCCAAA AGGAGgtggaaaagatgaataaaaagatggaggaagtgaAAGAGGCCAACCTCCGCGTTGTGTCTGAGGATTTCCTGCAGGACGTCTCCACCTCCACCAAGAGCCTTCAGGAGTTGCTCTCAGCCCACATCTTGTCCCCCTGGGGGGCCGAGGTGAAAGCGGAGCCTGTGGAAGTAGCGGCCCCAAGAGGGAAGTCAGGGGCAGCGCTCTCCAAGAAGAGCAAGGGCCCTGTCAAGGAGGAAG GAAGCAACAAAtctgaaaagagaatgaaattaaCCCTTAAAGGAGGAGCAGCTGTCGATCCTGATTCTG GTCTGGAACATTCTGCACACGTCCTGGAGAAGGGTGGGAAGGTCTTCAGCGCCACCCTCGGCCTGGTCGACATCGTGAAAGGAACCAACTCCTATTACAAGCTGCAGCTGCTGGAGGATGACAAGGAAAGCAG GTACTGGATATTCAGGTCCTGGGGCCGTGTGGGCACAGTGATTGGTAGTAACAAGCGGGAGCAGATGCCGTCCAAGGAGGATGCCATTGAGCACTTTATGAAATTGTACGAAGAGAAAACTGGGAATGCCTGGCACTCCAAAAACTTCACAAAGTATCCCAAAAAGTTCTACCCTCTGGAGATTGACTACGGCCAG GATGAAGAGGCGGTGAAGAAGCTGACGCTAAACCCTGGCACCAAGTCCAAGCTCCCCAAGCCGGTGCAGGAGCTCATTAAGATGATCTTTGATGTGGAAAGTATGAAGAAAGCCATGGTGGAATATGAG ATTGACCTTCAGAAGATGCCCTTGGGGAAGCTGAGCAAGAGGCAGATCCAGGCCGCCTACTCCATCCTCAGTGAGGTCCAGCAG GCGCTGTCCCAGGGCAGCGGCGACTCCCAGATCCTGGATCTCTCAAACCGCTTCTACACCCTGATCCCCCACGACTTTGGGATGAAGAAGCCTCCGCTCCTGAACAACACAGACAGTGTGCAG GCCAAGGTGGAAATGCTGGACAACCTGCTGGACATCGAAGTGGCCTACAGCCTGCTCAGGGGTGGGTCTGATGATAGCAGCAAGGACCCAATTGACGTCAACTATGAGAAGCTCAAAACTGACATTAAG GTGGTGGACAAAGATTCCGAGGAAGCCGAGACCATCAGGAAGTACGTAAAGAACACGCACGCGACCACACACAATGCGTATGACCTGGAAGTCGTTGAT ATCTTTAAGATAGAGCGCGAAGGGGAGAGCCAGCGTTACAAGCCCTTTAAGCAGCTGCATAACCGGAGGCTGCTGTGGCACGGCTCCAGGACCACCAACTTTGCTGGGATCCTGTCCCAGGGTCTCCGGATAGCCCCACCTGAAGCGCCTGTG ACAGGCTACATGTTTGGTAAAGGGATCTATTTCGCTGACATGGTCTCCAAGAGCGCCAACTACTGCCACACGTCTCAGGGAGACCCGATAGGCTTAATCTTGCTGGGGGAAGTTGCCCTTGGGAACAT GTATGAACTGAAGCATGCGTCGCACATCAGCAAGTTACCCAAGGGCAAGCACAGCGTCAAAG GTTTGGGCAAAACCACCCCTGACCCCTCAGCCAGTGTTACTATGGATGGCGTGGAGGTGCCCCTGGGGACTGGGATTTCCTCAGGGGTGAGCGACACCTGCCTGCTGTATAATGA GTACATTGTCTACGATATTGCTCAGGTAAATCTGAAGTATCTTCTGAAGCTGAAGTTCAATTTTAAGACGTCCCTCTGGTGA